Part of the Clostridium sporogenes genome, ATATTTCTAAAGTACTCCCTTAATTCATATTCATCTCCACAATCTTCTATGATATTTATTATTAATTCTTTTGTATTCAATGCTCCACAAACATGTATTTCTTTACACTTTAATGCTAATATAGCTCTTGTCCAAGCACTCCCTCTTTGATCATCATCTATCATTTGTATTTCATCTATAATAGCTACATCATACTCTTCATTGATATCTAATTTTTCTATAGTACAACATATATGCTTAGACCCTTTTTTCTTTATTTCTTCTTCTCCAGTTATTAGGTCGCACACTACACCTTCTTTATTTAATTTTTCAAAATTCTCTAAGGCCAGTATTCTTAATGGTGATAGATATATACCTTTTTTACTTTCTTTTAGTCTTTCCATAGAATTATAAGTTTTTCCCGTATTAGTTTCTCCTAAATGAAGATAAAATTTTCTATTCATATATCTAACTTCCCTATATTCATCTTTAGGATTCTTCGGAAATATCCTATCAAATTCTCTAAATATCATAGTTGGAATATGCCTAGTTATAAGAACACTTATTATTCCTGATTTCAAATAATTTTTCCTATTCCCCTTTATTATTTCATAAAAATCAAAGTCTGTATTATGTTTTATATTATAATCCCTTACTAATTTTTTAGATATATAATCTAAAAGATGCAAATAATTATTATAAACCTCTTTAAAATCCCTTATATTTTCATCTTTCATAGTTTCTAATTTTTTTAATTTTTTTCTAATAGATGCTTCTTGTTCCCACAAACTATTAATTTTAGAATGCTGTACTATATCCTCTGTCTGACTATAGGAATTCTTTATTTTTCTAAAATTTCTATCTATGGAAGCTCTCTTCATAGTAATTCCTCCAATTTATATCTTAATTATAATTAAAATTTCCTTATTTTAAAGTAGAAATAAAAAAATATAAGATAAATTTTGCTAATATTAAAATCCAAAGTAGCCAAAGCATATTTATTATACACCCGTCTTCTCAACATAATAGTAAATTAACAGGTCTATATTATATTTTGTGCCATAAACTCCTGTTTATTAATTTTTTTAATAATAACTTCTTTCCATTCCCAATTGAATTTTTGGAAAATAAAAATAGTTCATTATACTTTACGTTTTCCTATTGATAACTTATACAAGTATATATTATAATTTATATAGGGTATTTATAACCACTTTACTTACTTATTTTTTTATTAATTTTTTAAGTTATTAAAAAATTGAATTATTAAATTGTTAAGGATGTTGATATAATAGTGAAAAAATATAACAATATTAAATTAAAAAATTTAAAGTCTAAAATAATATCTGGTGTTATGTGGTTAGAAACTTTGTTAGCCATTTTTATGATAGCTTCTGTATTGCTAAGTTCTAAAGATCTTATAAGTTTTATCATACAAATTTTTACCCTAGATGCAATTCCATCCTACGATATGTTTCAAAAATTCTTATCTCATCTTTTATTGTTAGTAATAGCTTTAGAATTAGCCTTAATGCTAGTAAAGCATACACCAAACAGTGTAGTTGAAGTAATGCTCTATGCTATAGCTAGAAAAATGTTGGTTTACGGTTCCTCTGCCCTTGAAATATTTTTAGGAGTTTTGTCTTTAGCCGGAATATTTTTTATAAAAAAATATTTATTCTCAGAACGAGATAAAAAGTTAGAAGAAAAAGAATCCTTTATACAAGAATTATCCGTTGATATTATTGAAAAAACTAATATAGTATCAAATAAAACTGCAGAATAAATTAAAAAGTCTTTCTTTTAAATCATCTTCTCCTTATCTCTAATAAGGATTTTAAGATAATATTATAAGAAAGACTTTTATATTAATTTATAAATATCTATAATACTTTATGTTATTTTAAACTTTCATATATTTTTTCCAAATTATATTGCATTATTTCTATGTATCCTTTATTTTCCACTGAATTAGTTAAAGTATAAATTTTTTCTACTTTAGCTCCTACTTCTTTTGCTAAAGTTTTAGACACTTCTTCACTTACATTCTCTTCTAGAAATACTGTTTTTATATTATTTTTTTTACAATAATCTATTAACTCCTTCATTTTTTTAGTGGTTGGTTCTCCCTCTGCAAAAACATTTTCTACACTATTTTGTTCTAAATTAAAGTCTCTACATAAATAGCCAAAAGCTGCATGCCCTGTTACAAAATGATTTCCTTTTACACTTTCAAACTTCTTTTTATATTCATCATATAATTTTTCCAATTCTCCTCTAAAATCTTTATAGTTATTTTCATAATAATTCTTATTTTTGGGATCTACCTTAACTAAAGCATCTTTTATAACTTCTGATTGTTTTACTGCAGCCTTTATACTTAACCAAGTGTGTGGATCATATTGACCATTATTATGTTCGTGTTTTTCTTTATTCTCTTCATGGTGTTCCTCTTCTGATTCCTTATTTTTTAAAGGCGTAACATTTTT contains:
- a CDS encoding metal ABC transporter solute-binding protein, Zn/Mn family, whose product is MKKILSFILILSNIIFFTACSAQNKESFSSKDEKIKVVVSFNPLKEYVKAIGKDKVEIKSIIPEGSEPHDFEPKIRDMESINNANIFVYNGFGMEAWVDKTLKNIDNKGLVVVEASKNVTPLKNKESEEEHHEENKEKHEHNNGQYDPHTWLSIKAAVKQSEVIKDALVKVDPKNKNYYENNYKDFRGELEKLYDEYKKKFESVKGNHFVTGHAAFGYLCRDFNLEQNSVENVFAEGEPTTKKMKELIDYCKKNNIKTVFLEENVSEEVSKTLAKEVGAKVEKIYTLTNSVENKGYIEIMQYNLEKIYESLK